In one window of Williamwhitmania taraxaci DNA:
- a CDS encoding TatD family hydrolase translates to MEKLINIHTHGLIAQGAITILNRMHNEEIPSEYSGYLSMGLHPMHSDQLTPELLVSIEEQVISNKKIIAIGEIGLDKLCHVYLSSQITAFREQLKLADKHSLPCIIHNVRATDEILREYNQSGNSHPLIFHGFRGKPVIAKQILSAGGYLSFGRAITTKDDATIASFLKTPTNKLFLETDEATDVTIEEVYKAAAMLKQISEEELISEISTNFARLFTERE, encoded by the coding sequence ATGGAAAAACTAATCAACATACATACCCATGGACTTATAGCCCAGGGAGCAATCACCATTCTAAACAGAATGCACAACGAAGAAATTCCGTCTGAATACTCGGGTTACCTATCCATGGGTCTGCATCCAATGCATTCCGACCAATTGACACCAGAACTTCTAGTGTCAATCGAGGAGCAGGTTATTTCGAACAAAAAGATTATTGCCATTGGCGAAATCGGGCTCGATAAACTTTGCCATGTGTATCTTTCGTCGCAAATAACTGCATTTAGGGAACAGTTAAAACTTGCGGATAAACACAGCCTTCCTTGCATCATCCATAACGTAAGAGCTACCGACGAAATTCTCAGGGAATATAACCAATCGGGAAATTCCCATCCATTAATTTTTCATGGATTTAGAGGAAAACCGGTTATAGCAAAACAGATACTTTCGGCCGGGGGATATCTTTCGTTTGGGCGGGCTATCACGACAAAGGACGATGCAACCATTGCAAGTTTCTTGAAAACGCCAACAAACAAACTTTTTCTCGAAACAGATGAAGCTACTGATGTTACAATAGAGGAGGTATACAAAGCGGCGGCTATGTTAAAGCAAATATCCGAAGAGGAGTTGATTTCTGAAATTTCTACTAATTTTGCGCGCCT